TAACGGCTTCGCTTTTGGCGGTGGCCTTGAGCTTGCGCTGGCGTGTGACATAATTCTCTGTAAGGAGAGCGCTAAACTCGGGCAACCGGAGGTTGATCTCGCCATCATCCCAGGTTTTGGTGGAACTCAGCGCCTTATTCAACGCTGCGGCATCGGTACCGCGCGCAGATTGTGCTATACTGGAGAGAGGCTCTCAGCACCCGATGCCAAGGCGCTTGGAGTGGTTGATATCGTCGTTGCAGATGCAGAGTTTAAGGCCGAGGTAGCGCGCCTCTCAAATCTTATTGCAAGCAAAGCGCCCCTAGCGGTACAGAGTGCGAAGCGTGTTATAAATCGCACAGGGGAGACCCTCTTACTAGCAGGGTTGCGCCACGAGGTTGAGGAGTTCATACAGCTCTTTAAAACCGCGGATAGGGAGGAGGGGATGGATGCATTCCTTCAAAAAAGGCCCCCGATATTTACCGGACGATAGAGGTTATATTGTATGGTGTGGCGAGATAGCGTTGCGTTTGAACTATCGGAGGAGGAGAACTTCGCCTGTGATACGGCGCACGCCTTTGCCGCTAAGGAGGTCGCTCCTTTAGCTGTTAAGATAGATAAAGAGCACTACTTTCCACGCGAGCTGTTACCCAAGATGGGAGAGCTAGGGTTGATGGGTGCCATAGTTCCACTTGAGTTTGGAGGAGCGGGGCTATCAACCCTTGCATATGCTCTGATTATCGAGGAGCTTTCAGCCGCATGCGCATCAACTGGCATCATCGTAAGTGCGCACACCTCACTCTGCATCTCTCCTATTGTCGAGTACGGTACTCAGGAGCAGAAGGAATACTTTCTACCAAGGCTCGCCTCTGCTAAGGCGCTTGGATGCTTCGCGCTCTCAGAGCCTAGCACCGGAAGTGATGCGGCTTCGATCACAACCACCTTTAGCCGCGACGGGGATGATTTTATAGTTTCAGGCACTAAGAATTGGATTACAAACGGCCCGGAGGCCGATGTGTGTATCCTCTTTGCAACCGAGGACACCTCAAAGGGCAATAAAGGGATATCGGCGTTTGTGCACGATATGAATCTAGCCGG
This is a stretch of genomic DNA from Pseudomonadota bacterium. It encodes these proteins:
- a CDS encoding acyl-CoA dehydrogenase family protein produces the protein MVWRDSVAFELSEEENFACDTAHAFAAKEVAPLAVKIDKEHYFPRELLPKMGELGLMGAIVPLEFGGAGLSTLAYALIIEELSAACASTGIIVSAHTSLCISPIVEYGTQEQKEYFLPRLASAKALGCFALSEPSTGSDAASITTTFSRDGDDFIVSGTKNWITNGPEADVCILFATEDTSKGNKGISAFVHDMNLAGITRGKREDKLGIRGSPTSSVTYDNVRLPKSSLLYEKNRGFLVAMTTLNGGRIGVAAQAVGIARSALDDALKYAAERKAFGKHICEHQSIQNYIADMVCHIDSSRYLTLDAAKRKDQKRSFVRQAAMAKLCASETAMMCAIKGIQIHGGYGYVTDYPAERHLRDAKITEIYEGTSEIQRILIATQLLKE
- a CDS encoding enoyl-CoA hydratase-related protein — protein: MNTQQEDNTIYVMRDGAIRTVVLNRPDRLNALNPDLLQGLVIELTKIAADAEVRVVVITGSGEKSFVAGADIHSMNQLGARAIADYLELGQRVMRMIETLKVPVIAAVNGFAFGGGLELALACDIILCKESAKLGQPEVDLAIIPGFGGTQRLIQRCGIGTARRLCYTGERLSAPDAKALGVVDIVVADAEFKAEVARLSNLIASKAPLAVQSAKRVINRTGETLLLAGLRHEVEEFIQLFKTADREEGMDAFLQKRPPIFTGR